The genomic window ATCAGTCAACGCTGGCCAGCGTAATCGAGCGTAGTCGGGAGCGGTAGCAGGAGACACCTTGCGGTTGAGACGTTCCGTCGCCGCCTGGTCGAGAAAGATCGCCGCTTGGCGAAAGACACTATCCGCCGCTCCTCCGAGCCGAGCGGAACGATCTTAAGAAGACGGGCGCACATCAACGAACGGAACTGCTGGGCGCCGTGACACGCCTCTTCAAGATTGACGACTCAGCTCGCGCTTGATCTTCAGCCACCTCATCATTCATCAATGAGACGTAAGCTTCGACCGACGGCGATGCTGCAGCCGCTGTACACGCGTGGCCGTCTGAGAGCTGGTATCCTCACGGCCAGAAAACTGGCGACTTCGTCGCGGTGCTCTACTTTGATCCTTGAGTGCTCCAAGGGAACGCTGTGAACCACGAGGCGCGCGAATCTATCCTGGCAACCAGTCGAACGCGGCGAAACTGGACTGCTCCGCAAGTCGAATGCGATGACGTTACTGTTGTAGCGAGGCAGCCGAGCCTAAGTCTTCCAGACCGCTCTAGCTAATTCAGTTGATAACCTCTTTGTTGGCGATTCTCATTTCGATCTCCGAGGTAGGGACGCCCTGCAGGCACCAGGAAACGGCGTGTTGGCCCGTTGCATCCAAGATGTGATTACCTAGGCCCTCGCTTCGGATTAACGTGACATCGTGCCCGGCGGACTTCGCCGCTTCGTAGTACTCAACAAGATTCAGGAAGAGCGCACCCTTGTCCTTTTCGTCGCCAATGACAAAGAGCCGACGATCGGGGTCCACTTTAACCTCAGAAAGATGCGCGATTGGATCGTATATTCCGGGCGCTCCGTAATCGTACCCGCCCGCGATTTGACCCGCCCTCCTTAGACCCCCAAGTGAGAGACAAGCGGCCGAAAATGCAACGCACTTCGTATCTGGAAACTTCGTCAAAAGATAACTGGCTACGCTGCCTCCGCCCGATTGGCCCGCAAATCCGTATCGTTTGATATTGTAACGCTTTATGATCTGTCGAACTGCACCCGCAACGAGCTTCATCTCTCGCATTTGTCTCGACGCCGAGTGGGCCCCGGAAGACCCATAGAGGCCCGGACGAGCAATTGTTACGAACGCCATGCCGAGCGATGCCGCGGCCTTGGTCGCGTATTCTTGCTGAGCTGCCGCGTTATTGTCGTCGTAACGTGTAGGCTTACCAAGCCATAGCCGATCACCGTGAATATAGAATACGGCAGAGGGGGTCTGTTTGGTCAACCCAGACGACCAGTAGCGCAAGCAATCGCCTTGTCCCTCAACTTCAACCCAAACGCTGTTACCGAGTGCCTGGCATTCGCTTTTTGTTGGGCAGGGCACGCCGTTTAGAACGCTTTCAATGGGAAACTCTTCGACGCTTTTTCCAGCTGGATTGGCATCCGATCCTCTATTTTCGGACGGATTGTCCACTTGCCTGTCGTGCCGTATGGAAGACATCACGCACCACGTTGAAATTTCTGTCAGGGTTGCTCAAACGGTTCCGTCGACCATGACGTCAATCAGGGTCGGGCCGCGCCGGTTGCCAGACGCTTCCTTTAATACGTCTACAAGAGTGTCAGGCTCGGTAACTCGAATCGCATTCATACCCATCGACTTTGCGAGTCCCACCCAGTCGATCTCAGGATCCTTGAAATCCATTCCGACGTAGTGGTCGTTGTCATGGAACAATTTCAAACGCTGCTTGATGATGCGGTAACCGCCGTTGTTGCAGATCACATAAGTTATCGGCAGCTTCTGATTGGCCGCGGTCCACAGGGCCTGGACCGAAAACATCGCCGATCCGTCACCGGAGACGCAGATAACCGGCCGATTGGGATGCGCAAACTGCACGCCGATGGCCGCCGGCAAGGCCCAGCCAATGCCCCCGGCGGCGTTGGCATGCATCGCATAGCGGTCGCGGAAGGCGAACAGATCATTGAGGAGTCGCACCGAGGTAAGTCCCTCGTTCACGATAATCGCGTCCTTCGGTAGCGCCTGCACCAGACAGTAGGTCAGCCAGTCGCCGTGAATAGGCTTTGCGACGGCACCCTTGCGAGCGCTCGTCGCAGCAGCCTCGCGCTTCGCACTCCAGTTCTTCTTTGCCAGTTCCGCAATGCCTTTGCGCGAGCGTTCAACGAGCGCCTGTCCGCCCTTTCGCTGCAGCACGGGGATCAGCGCCTGGATAGTTTCGCGCACGTCCGCTTTGACCGCCATCTCGGCGGGATAGTTCTTGCCAATTTCCCAGTCGATGAGCCCAATCTGCAGGATACGCAAGTGCTCTGGCTTCGGATCAGTCGCACTCCACACGGACATCCGCAGCACGTCGGAGCCGAGTACAATCATCGTGTCGTAGGGCGCGAGAACGTCGTGCACCTGCCTTTGGTCGCGGCCAAGTGCACCCATGAAGCACGGGCGTTCGGAGAGAAAATGCGCCCCGAACGGCACACTAGACTGAAAAGCAGGGCAGGCTAGCAGTTCCGAGAGTTGGGCTGCTTCTTCTAGTGCGTCGGATTTCACCAACTCGTCGCCACATAGCAGCACCGGTCGCTCGGCCTTGAGAATCCGTTCAGCTAGCGCCTCAACGGTTTCGTCGCAGGGTCGTACGCGGGTATCGATCCGTGTCGACGAGGCGAGGTCGATGCCCGCCTCGTTGTTGAGAATGTCGCCGGGCAGTGAAATGAATACCGGTCCAGTCGGTGGCGTCACTGCGACTTTCGCGGCGCGATGGACAATGCGCGGCAGGTCTTCCAGCCGATTGACTTCGACCGCCCACTTCACAAGGGGCTGGGCGATCGGCACCAGCGGGTCGTACAGTAGGGGTTCGGTCAATCCGTGTCCCTGCTCTTGCTGCCCTGCGGTTAGAATGATCGGCGTGCCCGTGAATTTCGCGCTGTAGAGCGCGCCCATCGCGTTACCGAGACCCGGCGCGACGTGAACATTGCATGCTGAGAGCCGCCCCGATGCGCGCGAAAAGCCGTCGGCCATGTACACTACGAGACTCTCCTGCATAGCCATTACGTAGGTTAGGTCGGGATGATCTTTTAAGGCATGCATGATCGGCAGCTCGGTGGTGCCGGGATTGCCGAACAGATGTGTGATGCCCTCCTCCTTGACCAGAGCCAGGAAAGCGGAGCGGCCGGTCATGGTGTTGAACGTCATAATCGTTTCTCGTCCTTGTTTGCTGAGCTCCCGGAGCTCAGATCACCCTTAGCCCATCTGGTCGCAATCGGTTGGCTCCTCTTCCTGCATCGATACGACAAGCCCCTGCGGAACGTACGACGTGTAGGGTATGACCCGTAAGATAGGTTATGTTTGCGGGGCTGCTTACGACCAGCGCGTTATGTCGCGGCGCGCCATTTCTGATTTCACCGTGGCAAGCCTGCGCAGGTATTCTGCTCGTGGAAACAGCTGCCGCCCTTTGTTGAGGGTCATTGTCGCGCCTCCATGCTGGCATGCCGGCTCGAAATCGGTCTTATTCGGCCGGCTCAATATCATGCGTTTAGATCCTACGGTTTCCTGGCACTGAATTTCCTTAAAATAAAGCTGGTTGGAGTTGCAATTTCGCGTTTGCGATCGGAATGTAGAGTTTTCAGGCATGCCGGGCTGCGTCCAAGCGGTGCTCGCAATATCTCCAAACTTTCCAAGCCGTTGGCGTTTTTCACGCTCAGGCGGCTACCTTGCACCTGATTTCTGCGTCTTGGGGATAAATTCAGTCGAAAACAGTGGGGCGTCCGTGGAAACATCAAATAGGCACCTCGCGACGCGGTGATTGTGACGTTTGCGAAGGTTGTCCGAGCGAAAACATCCCATAGGTAAATGAGCATGCACCCGAAGGCTGAAGTTCAGGATGCGTTGATGGGGCCTGCTGTCCTAGATCAAGGAAAGCCCGAGCTCGATCTGCGGGCTTTCCGAACATGTCTCGGTCAGTTCGGTGCTGGCGTTACAGTCATGGCCACGGAGCTCGACGGGCGGCTCGTCGGAACGACGGTGGGATCATTCTCGTCTCTGTCGCTGGATCCTCCGCTCGTGCTTTGGTCGATCGCCCGATCTTCGCGCAGCGCTGCTGCTTTCGAGCGGACGACGCACTTTGCGATCAATGTCCTGGCCGACGATCAGATCAGCGTTTCACAGAATTTTGCCAGTTCATCGGATAACAAGTTTGCTGGTGTCCAATGGTTCAAGGGGGAGAATGGTTGTCCGGTGCTCTCTGGAATTGTGGCTCTATTTGAATGTGAACGTGAAGCTACCCTCGAGGGTGGCGATCATTGGATTATTATCGGTAGAGTACGTCGGTTCGTAAGATATGCGGGAAAGCCGCTTCTATTCGTCCAGAGCCGTTATGCTATTGCCCAGACGCATCCTCAGCTACAATCTGTGTCGGAGGCGCCATCGGCTGCGCAGCCTCAATCCAAGGCGATGACCGCATTGTCATCATTGCTGCTAGATGTGACTCGGCTGCGTGTGAGTGGGTTCGAAAAACACCGCCGGGCAGAGGGCCTGAATTATCTACACAGCCGGGTGTTGTATGGTCTAGGCATGCGCCCCGGACAGAATATCGCGGATCTCGCTCAGCATATCTTCGCCGCGCCGGCCGACTGTACAGATGCGATTGCGGAATTGAGCGAGCGCGGCCTGATTGCTCTAGATTCCAAAGGGAAAGCATCGCTGACGGACGCCGGCCAAGCAAAATGCGATGCGGTCCAAGTTAGGTACGACCTCTACGAAGCGGAATGCCTCTCCGGATTCAGCGAAGATCAAATCCACGCTGTCCGAGAGTTTCTTGGGGCATTCATTCGCAAATTCCAGACCCCTAATTGTGAGCTCTAGCCCGGTCGGCGCCCGCGCCATTCAAGTAATCGAAAACTAAGTATCGAGAGGCGACCAGCGGGTCAGGCGACGAAGCGTTTTCGGGAACATCGATCAAAAGGAATAAGATAGTGGATCTCGGAATTAAGGGCCGCCGCGCCATCGTTTGCGCCTCTTCCAAGGGTTTGGGACGCGCCTGTGCGATGGCGCTGGCGAGTGAGGGCGTCGATGTCACTCTGACAGCGCGCGGAGCGGAGGCGCTGACAGCGACCGCGCACGAAATCCGCAAAGCCAATCCCGGCGTTACCGTGACCGAGGTGGTCGGAGACATTACCACTCCCGCGGGCCGCGAGGTTGTGCTCAAAGCCTGCCCAGATCCGGATATTCTCGTCAACAACGCCGGCGGGCCGCCGACCGGCAATTTTCGTGACTGGACCCGCGACGACTGGCTCAAGGCCCTCGATGCCAACATGCTGACGCCGATCGAGCTGATCAAGGCAACGGTCGACGGCATGATGGCGCGTAAATTCGGTCGCATTGTCAATATCACCTCGTGTACGGTGAAGGCGCCGATTGACAGTCTCGGCCTCTCCAACGGAGCGCGTGCGGGCCTTACAGGCTTCATCGCAGGCTTAGCGCGTAAGACGGTTATCAATAATGTCACCATCAATGCGCTGCTGCCCGGCCCGTTTGCGACAGATCGTACGCTCGGCCCCGCAAGAGCCGAAGCTGAAAAACTCGGCATCACGCTGGAGCAACGGCTCGTCGAGCGCACCAAAACCAACCCGGCCGGCCGCCATGGAAAACCCGAGGAGCTCGGTTTGTTCTGCGCGTTCCTGTGCGGAGTAAACGCCGGTTTCATCACCGGGCAGAACATCCTGCTCGATGGCGGCGCTTACCCGGGAACATTGTAGGTTGCTGCAACTTCCTCCTTCGGTTGTTCATGGGGCATTCTACGAGTACGCATCGGGGTTTTTACACGATTGCTCGAGAGTTCCGAACGGCCCCTAGACCGCCTCCACTTCTTCCATCGACGGAAGCGACATGGCTATCCGCTGCCCTGGACTTGTTGTCGTGATGGATTTCGTAGTCAATTTGATATGCGTTAGACGCGAGCAGGCGGCATGAGGCGATCCACAGCAAGCTTATGCAGCAAGAGGTAACCATGCAGACCATTTCCGACGCAAAGACATTCTGGCGCGCGCTGGGTATGCGAGCAATTGGCGCTGCCGTTGTGACCGCGCGCGGCTCATCCGGGCCCGCCGGCTTTCTCGCACTCTCGGTAACTCACCTTACTTTCGACCCGCCAACCATGCTGATCTCGATTGGCAAGACGACCTCGGCGCTTGCGGCTGTGCTTGAAGCCAAGCACTTTGCGATAAACTATCTGCCCGTTGGAACGGAGGAGCTTGCGCGCAACTTTGGCGGCCAGGGCCCGCTCAAAGGCACCGACCGCTTTGTCCCGGATCAATGGACGACGCTCGCGACGGGAGCGCCAATATTGAAATCGGCCGTGGGCGTTCTCGACTGTGAGCTCGAGGAAACAATCGAGCGCTTTGAGACCGTCATTGCGATCGGACGCATCGCAGCCTACCTGCAGGCGGAGAAGGTCAGTCCACTAGTTACCTTCCGCGGTGGGTATCTCTGACGGAGAATTTTCCAAGTCTAGTAATTACCGCAAGATCGGGAATCCACTCACCTAACGTGAAACGCGAGATTGTTTATTTGGCAAGGATGGTGCTACGGCCTCAAGCCATGCAGTCACCGAGCGAGCGACGGCTCGCAACTCACGCTCCGAAAGGCGCTGATGCCGCTGTCGTGCATTCGATGATGATCATTCTCTTGAGTTCTTAGCAGGCGCCGAGCGCGCATACCTTCTCGCGCCACGGTGGGATCGGTGAGCGATGTCCGTTCGAAGGGGTTCGCGCCAGTCACGCGCAGCCGCTGATCGAGGGCTGCCAACAGCCGGCAAATTGGCGAGGAAGCCGTCCCGCTCATCGCGCCGCTCCCTGTCTCGCAGAATGACTTTCCGTGGTTTTCGACGCCGTGAACCTTCGTGATATACGTCGGCAGATCTAGACTCATTCGAGCTGCACGATCATCCTTTAGCGCAGTTTTAAGCTCGCACCTCGCCGAGGGAGTCACATCTGATCTCAACGAGGCAAATCTGAAAGGACGTTGCTCGGCAACGAAGCGGGGCGCCTCATTCGGCTATCTCTACCTTTGGTTCGGCTGCAGAGATCCGCGACCGCGGCGAACTGATCGCTAATGCTCGCGCAAGTGCTGAATTTTTTAGCTCGCAGTCAGATGTACCATGGCAATGAGGTCGGGAGCTATCGTACCCGCGATATCGTTGCCCCCGTTACGTACCGGCCCTTGCCGGCATCTTCCCAATAAGGGTGTTCTTGCCTCATCGATGCGGCCCTTCTCGAACTACCGAAGAAGAGAACCGTACGGCGGCCCCGCTACATGACGCCTATACTACCTACAGTCGAGACATGATGCGATTATCAACCGTTTATCGAAATCGAGAACGACGCGCTGCTCGACCAGGCGCCTGTCTCCCACTTAGGCTGAGACAATCAATCGCATAAAAGCGCGCTCCTTCACCAACAGGATGCAGTTTTTCACCGAAACGAAGTTCAACGTTGGAGAACTTCAGCTCAGAAGCTTCGATAATATTACTGCAATAAATGGAACAGAGTCTCTTAGATTAGCGCGGACTGCGCAAGTCCTCCACATAGGAATGTGTCCAGCAGCTCGCAAGAGCGAACGTAGAACACGCTCGCAGTGAAAGGATGTTTCCGGATGCCGTACTACAATTTTGATCTTGTAGTTGGCCATGAGCACAGGACTCAAGGCGGCCTCATTCTAGAGAACATCGAAGTTGCTTCCGATCGAGCCAATCAACTCGCGACTGAACTTCGTATTGTGTATCCAGAGCTACAGGACAAGGGCTGTGCGGTTCGCGTCACTGGTTACGATGACACTGAGGTCTATCGCACGCCGCTCGACCAGAGCCCATCATGGCTCAGGGGGTAGCTCTAGCCGACGTGAGATTTGCATATATCGTTCGGTCGGTGACTACATCTTCTCGGTACGGCCGTGCGTCACAAGCATCCAGGTCTCTTTCGTCAGACTCCAAGCGAGTGCCTCGATGTCTCGATGCAAATCGCAGAATGCGTCAGCCACAAAGCTGAGACTAAAGATCAATAACGTCTGATGTACATGATCATCAGAGGAGAATGACCAGAGTGACAGACGTTTTCATCTGCGACGCCATTCGCACGCCAATCGGACGGTATGGCGGCAGCTTGGCTGGCGTACGCCCCGACGATTTAGCAGGGACCGTTATTGCGTCCAGCGAGGACAGTCGCAACGTCGGCCGTATGGCGGCTCTGCTCGCAGGCCTGCCGCTCATCGTTTCCGGTCTAACGGTAAACCGTTTGTGCGCTTCCGCGATGGAAGCAGTCGGCATTGCGGCCCGATCGATAAGAGCGCGCAACCTGAACATCGCCGGCGGGGTGGAAAGCATGAGTCGTGCGCCATTCGTGATGGGCAAGGCCGAAACCCCATTTTCGCGTAGCTGTGAGATATTTGACACCACCATTGGCTGGCGTTTCGTCAATCCAAATGAAGACGATGTATGGCGTGGACTCAATGCCTGAGACTGCCGAGATGCTTGCGAGCAAGTACTTCATTACCGAAGACTTAGACTCATCCGCATTGAGAAGCCAACGGAAGGCGATTGCCGCTCAGAAGAGCGGTCGCTTGGCCCAAGGGATCGTATCGGTCGCGATTCCCCGCAAGAAAGGTGATCCAACAGTCGTCGACCGAGACGAACACCTTCGCCCCGATACCACCTTGAGCTCATTGGCTGGGCTAAAGGGTATCGTGCGCCCCGATGGCACGCAGACTGCGGGCAATGCGTCGGGAGTCAACGACGGGGCTGCCGCGCTGCTGCTCGCGTCAGAAAAGGCGGTCAGAGATTTCGGTCTTACCCCGCGTGCCCGGGTCCTTGGCTTTGCATCGGCCGGGGTGGCTCCCAGAGTCATGGGGATCGGCCCAGTTCCGGCGGTGCGCCGCCTGCTGAACCGCATAGACATCAGTCTCGACGACATTGACGTGATCGAGTTGAACGAAGCTTTCGCTGTTCAAGGGCTGGCCGTGCTGCGCCAGCTAGGTATCGCTGACGATGACATGAGGGTCAATCCGAACGGCGGCGCAATCGCACTCGGCGACCCGCTGGGTATGAGCGGTGCCCGCGTTGTCGCGACCGCCACCACACAATTGCGGAACACTGGTGGGCGATATGCGATCTGCAGAATGTGTGTCGGCGTGGAGCAGGGCGCAGCAGTCTTGCTCGAACGCGCTGAATGAGGAACTACCATGATCGACAAACAGTATTCGACGGCTGCGGCCTGCGTCGCAGACATACACAATGGGGCCACAATCCTTGTCGGTGGCTTCGGCGGCGCAGGCATGCCTACCCTATTGATCGAAGCTCTCATCGAGCAGGGAGCCAAGGACCTAACAGTGGTTTCCAACAATGCTGGTAACGGAACTACCGGCCTTGCCGCTTTATTGAAAGCGGGGCGCGTCAGAAAAATTCTCTGCTCTTTTCCCCGGTCGGCAGACTCGCAAGTCTTTGATGATCTCTATCGCAGCGGGCGTATCGAACTCGAACTGGTGCCACAGGGTAATCTTGCCGAGCGCATTCGCGCCGCCGGCGCCGGCATCGGCGCTTTCTACTGTCCTACCTCATTCGGGACGCCTTTGGCACAAGGCAAGGAGACGCGGGTGATAGCGGGCAGGTCGTATGTTCTCGAATATCCCATCAAAGCGGACTTCGCACTGATCAAAGGAAAGACCGCGGACCGCTGGGGCAACCTGACGTACCGCAAGGCAGCCCGCAACTTCGGCCCCGTGATGGCGCCTGCTGCAGAGGTAACCATCGCCGAGGTGACTGAAGTGGTGCCGCTGGGCGAGATCGACCCCGAAGTGGTCGTGACACCTGGTATCTTCATCAACCGTTTCGTCATTGCGGACTAGAAGGCGAGGTAGCGGGTATGACCTATACAGCATGGACTCGCAACGAGATCGCTCAGTTGATTGCAGCCAATATCCCCGAGGGATCGGTGGTCAATATTGGAATCGGCATGCCGGAGTTAGTGGCCAACTATCTGAAGCCTGAAAAGGATATAATTCTTCATAGCGAAAACGGCATCCTGGGAATGGGCCCTATGGCGGCAGACGCACAGGTGGACGGGGATCTGATCAATGCCGGGAAGAAGCCCGTCACACTTATGCCAGGCGGGTGCTTCTTTGATCATGCAATTTCATTTGGCATGATGCGAGGTGGACATCTCGATTTCGCCATTCTCGGTGGGTTGCAGGTATCCGAAACGGCTGACCTGGCCAACTGGTCAACGGGCGAGACCAACGCCATTCCAGCAGTCGGTGGCGCCATGGATCTTGCGGTGGGCGCGAAACAGGTCTTCATAATGATGGAATTGCTGACAAAACAGGGGCAATCCAAACTGGTTCGTCGTTGCACCTACCCTTTGACGGGAGTGGCATGTGTTAAGCGCGTTTACACCGATTTGGCCGTGTTCGATCTTACGCCGAACGGCTTCATGGTACGTGCCATGGCGCCCGGCATGACCTTGAGGCGACTTCAGGAGCTGAGTGCGCTTAAGCTCAATGAGTAATGCTTTTCGCCTGCTCGCAGATTTTCCGTTAGGTCAATTTTGATAGGGGCACTTCCATTTCCCTTGCTCCGAAGCGGCTGCCGGGCAACCACATTCATGCAATCGTCGCAACATCGGCCTCAACAGAGCCTGACATCGACTGAAGTAGCCTGACCAGCGCAAATCGGCTATTGGGTTCTGACGCCGAATGGCAACCGGACGCATCCATCGTGCAGCCGACGAACACGTACGGCCGCTCAAACCAGCTGTTCGATCGCCCCGGACGTGCTCGCCAAAACGCGGGGAACTGCGGCATCCATTACCCATTTGCTTTTGCGCTTCGCGTGCTCACGACGAGCTTTCGACCAACTGTATTGATGCATGGAACTCCTGTGCGACTCAGCTTACCCGCGTCGCTCATCACTCGGTCGGCATCTAAGCATGTGGCAAGGACTTGGACTCAATCTACCAGAGCTGCGTCTCCTCCAAGAAGCGCAAGGCATCACCATGAAGC from Bradyrhizobium zhanjiangense includes these protein-coding regions:
- a CDS encoding alpha/beta hydrolase family protein, whose protein sequence is MDNPSENRGSDANPAGKSVEEFPIESVLNGVPCPTKSECQALGNSVWVEVEGQGDCLRYWSSGLTKQTPSAVFYIHGDRLWLGKPTRYDDNNAAAQQEYATKAAASLGMAFVTIARPGLYGSSGAHSASRQMREMKLVAGAVRQIIKRYNIKRYGFAGQSGGGSVASYLLTKFPDTKCVAFSAACLSLGGLRRAGQIAGGYDYGAPGIYDPIAHLSEVKVDPDRRLFVIGDEKDKGALFLNLVEYYEAAKSAGHDVTLIRSEGLGNHILDATGQHAVSWCLQGVPTSEIEMRIANKEVIN
- a CDS encoding thiamine pyrophosphate-binding protein produces the protein MTFNTMTGRSAFLALVKEEGITHLFGNPGTTELPIMHALKDHPDLTYVMAMQESLVVYMADGFSRASGRLSACNVHVAPGLGNAMGALYSAKFTGTPIILTAGQQEQGHGLTEPLLYDPLVPIAQPLVKWAVEVNRLEDLPRIVHRAAKVAVTPPTGPVFISLPGDILNNEAGIDLASSTRIDTRVRPCDETVEALAERILKAERPVLLCGDELVKSDALEEAAQLSELLACPAFQSSVPFGAHFLSERPCFMGALGRDQRQVHDVLAPYDTMIVLGSDVLRMSVWSATDPKPEHLRILQIGLIDWEIGKNYPAEMAVKADVRETIQALIPVLQRKGGQALVERSRKGIAELAKKNWSAKREAAATSARKGAVAKPIHGDWLTYCLVQALPKDAIIVNEGLTSVRLLNDLFAFRDRYAMHANAAGGIGWALPAAIGVQFAHPNRPVICVSGDGSAMFSVQALWTAANQKLPITYVICNNGGYRIIKQRLKLFHDNDHYVGMDFKDPEIDWVGLAKSMGMNAIRVTEPDTLVDVLKEASGNRRGPTLIDVMVDGTV
- a CDS encoding flavin reductase; translation: MHPKAEVQDALMGPAVLDQGKPELDLRAFRTCLGQFGAGVTVMATELDGRLVGTTVGSFSSLSLDPPLVLWSIARSSRSAAAFERTTHFAINVLADDQISVSQNFASSSDNKFAGVQWFKGENGCPVLSGIVALFECEREATLEGGDHWIIIGRVRRFVRYAGKPLLFVQSRYAIAQTHPQLQSVSEAPSAAQPQSKAMTALSSLLLDVTRLRVSGFEKHRRAEGLNYLHSRVLYGLGMRPGQNIADLAQHIFAAPADCTDAIAELSERGLIALDSKGKASLTDAGQAKCDAVQVRYDLYEAECLSGFSEDQIHAVREFLGAFIRKFQTPNCEL
- a CDS encoding SDR family oxidoreductase, translating into MDLGIKGRRAIVCASSKGLGRACAMALASEGVDVTLTARGAEALTATAHEIRKANPGVTVTEVVGDITTPAGREVVLKACPDPDILVNNAGGPPTGNFRDWTRDDWLKALDANMLTPIELIKATVDGMMARKFGRIVNITSCTVKAPIDSLGLSNGARAGLTGFIAGLARKTVINNVTINALLPGPFATDRTLGPARAEAEKLGITLEQRLVERTKTNPAGRHGKPEELGLFCAFLCGVNAGFITGQNILLDGGAYPGTL
- a CDS encoding flavin reductase family protein translates to MQTISDAKTFWRALGMRAIGAAVVTARGSSGPAGFLALSVTHLTFDPPTMLISIGKTTSALAAVLEAKHFAINYLPVGTEELARNFGGQGPLKGTDRFVPDQWTTLATGAPILKSAVGVLDCELEETIERFETVIAIGRIAAYLQAEKVSPLVTFRGGYL
- a CDS encoding 3-oxoacid CoA-transferase subunit A, with protein sequence MIDKQYSTAAACVADIHNGATILVGGFGGAGMPTLLIEALIEQGAKDLTVVSNNAGNGTTGLAALLKAGRVRKILCSFPRSADSQVFDDLYRSGRIELELVPQGNLAERIRAAGAGIGAFYCPTSFGTPLAQGKETRVIAGRSYVLEYPIKADFALIKGKTADRWGNLTYRKAARNFGPVMAPAAEVTIAEVTEVVPLGEIDPEVVVTPGIFINRFVIAD
- a CDS encoding 3-oxoacid CoA-transferase subunit B, coding for MTYTAWTRNEIAQLIAANIPEGSVVNIGIGMPELVANYLKPEKDIILHSENGILGMGPMAADAQVDGDLINAGKKPVTLMPGGCFFDHAISFGMMRGGHLDFAILGGLQVSETADLANWSTGETNAIPAVGGAMDLAVGAKQVFIMMELLTKQGQSKLVRRCTYPLTGVACVKRVYTDLAVFDLTPNGFMVRAMAPGMTLRRLQELSALKLNE